The region GGCGCGGGGAGGTTCCTTCAACGTGATTCACGACGAATCCGGCTTCAAGGTCGACGTCTTCGTCTTGACCCGCGATCGGTTGGCGCAAACGGAAATGGACCGCCGCGAGCTCCATGTGATCGCCGAAGGAACCACCGCGTACTTTGCCACCCCCGAAGACACAGTGCTGCAGAAGCTGGATTGGTATCGCAAGGGCAACGAGATCTCCGAGCGTCAGTGGAACGACGTGCTCGGTGTCTTGAAGGTACAGCGGGGCAGACTGGACGACGCCTATCTGGATCGTTGGGCACCCGTGTTGGGCGTCGCAGACTTGCTCGTCCGCGCACGCATGCAGTCGAAGTAGTAGCGCGGCCTTCATGCCCTCCTCCGCCGACACGCCGCGCATCGCGGATCTGACGCCCGGTCCGGTGCGCGTTCGCGGCCGCGCGAAGAGCACCGGCGTCGCGCCTCTCAGTGCGCCGCGGAGCGGTCTCGCGTGCCTGTGCTATTCGCTGGCGGACAACGCGGGGGGCGAGCACGATGCGCAGGACTTCTGGGTCGAGGACGACTCCGGCCGCGTGCTGGTCGTGATGCAGGACTTCACGTTGGATCTCGGTCGCTCCGCCACGGCAGCGGCGGAGGTGGTGGACGCCGACATCCACGCCGTGCAAGAGCGCCTGGCAAAGCTCGCGGAACGTGCCCGCAAGAAGGGCAACGAGATGGCGGACGCCCTCCGCTCCGAGCGCAAGACGCTGCGCAAGCTGTACACCCTGCTCTGCGCCATTCGCGCGCACCGTTCGGGGCGCTGTCACGTGAGCAAGACCCTCGACGGACAGCAGCGCTACATCCTGGAGCAGAGCCGCTACTTCATGAGCACCGGCGCCGCGGACGGCATCGCGACGCTCAAGTTGGTCGGCGCGGAGTCGCTGCTCTTGGACGGCCAGGAAGTCCAAGTCGAGGCGGAGGCGTGCCTGGAGCAGGATCCCGACGCGCGGGACGGCGGCTACCGCGTGCGCCCCACGCGCACCGTGCTGCGCGCGCCCATGGACGGCCGCGTGGTCGTGCGCACCGAGACGGAGCCGGCCCCGGCGAAGAAGAGTGACAAGCCGAGGGCGAGGGCGCGGAAAGGCGCGCGGACGGAGAGCTGGAACAGTGCCTGGCTGGTGCTGCTCCTGGTCGCCGCCGTCTTTGCCGTCGTGGTGCTGGCGAAGGCGTGTGCCGGGGCGTGACGCGCGCGCCGCGAGGTTCCGCGGCGGACCGACAATCTGAAGATCCGTCAGTCGGGGATGCGCACGCCACCCATGACGAGCTGGCCGTTGGGCATGCGGTCGTACTCGATGACCATGCCGTCGTAGACGTGCTGCTCGACGGTGCCCGGCGTTGCGCCCGCGTCGCCGGGGATCACCTTCTTGGGCGGACCCAGCTGCTGCTGGATGGCCGTGGGCAGCATGCCGAAGGCGAGATCCGGTGGGATGGCGCCGTTGAACACGCCGTAGATCAGCGTGCCGCCATCCGGCGCGGTGCCCGCGGAGCGACCCACGCGGTGCACGTGGATGGCACGCACGCGGCCCTCGTCGTCGAGCAAGAACTCTGCGGCGCGGTGGATGTAACGGCAGAGCTTGGGAGTGCGGACCTCGCAGGGCGCCTGCATGTGACGTTCGACGGTTTCCACCTTGGCATGCAGGCGGATGGGACCGAGCCCCTGACCCGCGAGGATCGCGAGACGCGGTCCGGATGGGGGCGGCAGCTTCATGGGCGGGGGCAGCGCGGCGGCGGGGGGACCAGAGGCGCTGGGGACGGCGCTGGGCGCGGCGTCCGTGGACTTCTTGTCACAGCCCGAGACCGCCACGAGGGTTGCGATGGCGGCGAGGCAATACCAGGGATTTCGCATCGTATCGGTCACTCGCAAGACCGTGGTAGTAAGGCCAACCTGAGCCTTCTTGGCAAGGCCAGAACCCCATGACGCCCATCGACCAACGCAGATTCTTGTTCGTCACCGGCAAGGGTGGCGTGGGCAAGACCACGGTGACGGCAGCTCTGGCGCGGACCTTCGCCAGCCAGGGTCGGCGGGTGTTGGTTACCGTATGCGACGCGAAAGAGCGCATTTCCGGCCTGTTCGACGTGGAGCCGCTGACGCCGGAGGTGTGCAAGGTTGCCGACAACGTATGGGCCGTGAAGCTGACGCCGGAGGTCGCGCTCCGGGAGTACGGCGGCATGATCCTGCGGAGTGAAACGTTCTACACCGCGGTGTTCGACAACAAGTACGTGCGCAGCTTCTTTGCCGGTGTGCCCGGCCTGTTCGAGTGGGCGATGCTGGGCAAGGCCTGGTACCACAGCACCGAGAAGCAAGAAGACGGCAGCGAGCGCTTCGACGTGGTGCTGTTCGACGCGCCCGCCACCGGTCACGGCTTGGACATGTTGCGCGTGCCCAAGGTGATCGTGGACGTGGTGCCGCCTGGGGTGCTGCGGCGGGACGCCGAGCTGGCCTGGAAGATGTTTCAGGATCCGAAGCAGAGCGGTGTGGTGGTGGTGACGATTCCCGAAGACATGCCCACCAACGAGACCATCGAGCTGATCGACGCCGTGCAGGGGGAGCTGGGGCTCCCGGTGGCGCGACTGGTGGTGAACGGGGTGCTCGAGCCGCTGTTCTCCGACGCGGAGCACAAGCAGCTCTTGGCCGAGCGCGACCTGAACCGTTCCGACCCGGGGGACGAAGCCATTGCCAGCGGGATCCGCCGCTCCATCCGCGAGCGGGTACAGGAACAGAGCTTGGAGCGGCTTCGGGCCCTGAACCTTCCCCGGGTGGAGCTACCGCTCTTGGCCGAGGACGCTGGGCGTCCAGAAGCCATTGCCCAGCTCGCGGAGCTGCTCTAACCGGTGGTATTCTCTGGGTGAATCATTACGGCGTCGACCCTTCCCCGGGCCTAGGCGCTATGGTGACTCCAAAGGGTCATGGCAAAAGCGGCACCCAAGGCCGGGCGGGTTCTCTCCGGTCGATACCGACTCGAGGAGCGTCTCGGGGAAGGTGGCATGGGCAGCATCTGGCGGGCGGAGCATTTGGTGCTCGGCGCGCCGGTGGCCGTGAAGCTCATCGACCGTGACGTGACCCGGGACGAAGAGGCGCTGGCGCGCTTCAATCGCGAGGCCCAGTCCGCGGCGACGCTGCGCAGTCCTCACGTCGTCCAGATCATCGACTACGGCATCGACGACGACACGCCGTTCATGGTGATGGAGCTGCTCGAGGGCGAGACCCTCGCGGAGCGGCTCCGGCGCATCAAACGCCTGAGCCCGGCGGAGACGTCGCGCATCATCACCCACGTGGCCCGCGCCATCTCTCGCGCCCACGAGGGGGGCGTGGTGCACCGCGACCTCAAGCCCGAGAACGTGTTCCTGGTGGCCAACGAGGACGCGGAGATCGCGAAGGTGCTCGATTTTGGCGTGGCCAAGGTCGAGAGCGCCACCCTAGGGCCGGGCGGAACCCGGACCCGCACTGGATCGCTCCTGGGCACTCCGTTCTACATGAGCCCGGAGCAGGCCCAGGGGAACAAAGAAGTCGACTACCGCACGGACCTGTGGGCGCTGGGCGTGATCGCCTTCGAGTGCCTCACGGGAAAGCGACCTTTCGAGAGCGACGGCCTCGGGGACTTGGTGCTGAGCATCTGCGTGCGCCCAATGCCCACGCCGTCGGAGGTGGGACCAGTGCCCGCCGGCTTCGACGAGTGGTTCGCCCGTGCTTGCTCCCGGGAGCCGACCAATCGCTACCAATCCGCGCGGGAAATGGCCGAGGCCCTGCGGGACATGGTGTCGGACGAGACGCGGGAGATGCAGATCACCGTGTCCGAAGAAGACGACGAGTGGGGCGCCGTGCCGGTGCTGCCCTCGGTGCTCGGCGACGCGGGGGAAGCCGACACCGAGCGAGACATCAAGATCCACGAGGCGGATACCGTCGCCGTGGAGCCGGAGCGCAAGCCGGCGATGACGGTGCAGCAGTTCGGAACGTCGACCACTTCCGAGGTACCCGAGCCGTCGCGTCGCACGCCGCTGATCATCGGAGTGGCTGCGCTCGCGCTGCTCACGGGGATCACCGGGGGCGTGGTCTTCTTCAGTGAGAAGGAATCGCCGGCGACTCGCGAGCTGCCCGCGCCGTTGCCGAGCCCGACGCCCACCAAGGCGAGCCCCGCGTCCACGCTGCGCGCTCCCAAGGCGGCGCCGAGTGCCAGTGCGGTGGTGGAAGAGGAGAGCGACGCGGGGGCGAAAGAGGCGGGCAAGGCGACGGACTCCGCTGCGGTGGCAGAGGCGAAACGCGACGCCGGCGGGCAACCGGCGCGCTCCGACGGCGGGCTGAGCGAAGCGGCGAAGAAAGCCGCAGCCGTGATGCTGGATCGCGATGGCTCTGCGCCGATCAAGGTCGTGGGCGGCGATCGCTGACGGCGCCCAGCACGCCGAGAGCGCGGCGCAGACCTTCCCGCGCCGCCGCGTCGGGAGTGCCGTCGAGCTGGTAGCCGCCCCGCACGCCGTTCGCGTCGTCCTCGAGCCAAAGTCGTGCCGGGGTGTCCGGGTGGGATAGCTCGAGCACGACGCGTCGTCCTCCGCGCTCGGTGCGGACGCGATTCCAGGTGAAGGGACGGAGGGGCGCCACGGCCCGCAACCGGGCGAGGCGGCGAGCGATGGCCGTGGTGGTGGCGCCGGCGATGGCGTCTGGACCCGGGGCGTGCACCGGTGTGTGGCCCAGCTCGAGCAAGCGCTCCCAGATCTCGTTCAAGCTCTCGATCGTTCCACGGCCATCGACCACGTGGAGGCTGATGCGATCCGTCGCCGCCGCGCCCCCGCCGGGAGCGGTGAGGGCCACGGTCAGGCCGTCTGCAAGCGTGAGCTGGCTCTCGCCATCGTGGATCGCTCGAGCGTCCGTCCCCAGCGCTCGGGCCAAGGCGTAGAGCTCCACCCCGAGTACGTCGAGCTCCGGCAGCCGCGCCAGGGGGACCGGAACCAGCTCCGAGAGACCGTGGAAACGCTCGTAGGTTTCGAACACACCGCTGCATTGGGGCTCGAAGGCGCACGCGCTGCAGCTCTCGGGTTTGAGCTTGTCGCGGCGCTTCACGGAGTACTTGTCCCACGGCGCGCTGAGCGTCGATTCACCGTCCACGGCCACCGTGAAGGTCTCTTCGCCGTCGTGATGGATCACCCGGGCGAGATCCGGTGCGACGCAATAGGGTAGGTTGCCCACGTTCACGTCGAACCCCTCGGGAAAGCCCGCCACCATCTCCCGGAGCGGCTCGACCAGCTCCGAGTAGTGCGGCATGGCTTCGCGGAGCTCGTCGTCCGTGCGCTCGCCGGCGTCCAGCGGTCGCATCATGTCCAGGTGGACCTGGTGGACGCCATAGGGGAGCACCAAGCCCGGCAGCGCGGGCAGGGACGCGACGTTGGAACGAACCACGCACAGGTTCACGCTGATGCGCTGGCGTCGCTTCGCCAGGTGACCCAGGGATTCCACGATGCGATCGAAGGAGCCAGGCCGGCGGGTGGTGGCTTCGTGAGCGGCCTTCGTTCCGCCTTGGATGGAGATGCGCCAGGAAACGTTGGGGGCCGCCGCCAACACTTCGTCCACGAAGCTCTCCCGAGCGGTCTTCACGCCGTTGGTGAACACCACGATCTCGCGGAAGCCCAGCCGCTGAGCGTGGCGAAGGATGTCGAAGAAGCCCCGGGCCAGGGTGGGCTCACCACCCAGCAGGGTCACCTTCTCGTGACCCTGGGCCGCTGCCTTGTCGAGCTCCGCCAGCACCGGCTCGGGCGCCATGGGACGAGCGCGCCCCATGGCCGTCTGTTGTCCGCTCACGCAGAAGACGCAGCGGTTGTTACACAGATGACCGAGCTGGATCTCGAGCTGGCGCTTTGGCTCCGCCACCCCGAAAGCATAGGGTCAGCGTGCGGACTTGGCGATCAGGTCTGCCGCCAGGGTCGCGAAGTTGTCCGCGTTGACCATCCGACTCGACAGCACGATGCCGTCGCCATCGCTCACGAATACACGCAGGCTGTGTTCGTGCAGGGAAGCGAGAATGATGAACGGCGTCGTCACGCCGGCCTGGCGCACTCGAGCGAGCACCTGAAGGCCACTCTGCCCGGGCAGCCTGGAATTCGACACGACCAGGTCGAAGGGGCCTTGCTCGAGGACGGCGCGTTCCAGGCCTTCGCCGTCGTCGGCTTCGACGACGTGAGGCGAAAGGGTGCGCAAGAGGGGCGAGATTCGCCCAGTCGTTTCGGACTGAGGATCGGCGATGAGGATCCGGGGCTCTTTCATGAAGGCTCGGGTCTTGCGAAGCGGGACGGCGGTGCGGGTGGCGTCGAAGTCGACGTGTCGGAGTGACGATTGAGCCCGCATGCCGTGAAACCTCTCCAGACGGCTGCACCAGCAGGACCCGTGCCGACGCGGATGGCGTTCAAGTGGTGGAAATCGCGTCAAGGAGTGGGTCGTCGAGGCCGGGGCCTTTCACCTTTGCGGTTCAACTCTGAAAAGAGCCGGCGTTCTGCACGGCGTGCACCAGGTCCTCGAGGTCGAAGGGCTTGTCCAAAAGTGCCACGGCGCCCAGCTCTTGCGCACGGCGTCGTGTCTCGTCCGTCGGGAAGGCCGTGATCAGCACCACGGGGGCGTGGGCGTCCGCCGTTCTGAGATGTCTGAGAACGTCGAGGCCGGAAAAGCCCGGCATCCGGATGTCGCTGACGATCACGTCAGGCTCCGCTCGCGAGCCACACAAGGCGTCGATCATGAACTCGAAGAGCTCGGCTCCGTCAGCCACGGCGATGACGTGGTAGCCGTCTCGATTCAAGACATCGACCATCAGGCGGCGAAGCTCGTCGTCGTCCTCCGCGACCAGTACGAGGCTGTCCGACATGGCGTTTGTCAAAGCAGGGAGCGTGCCATCGCATGGAACCGCGGAAAGGCGCCCGTGCTACCGGGTCGAAAAGGCCCACTGACTCAGGATTCACCCCACGCGTCGAGGCGGCGATAGAGCGTCTTGCGACCGACCCCCAGGATCTTGGCGGCCAGGGACTTGTTGCCTTCCACGGCCGACAACACCCGCAAGATGTAGCGCCGCTCCACTTCCTCGAGGGGCACCAGGTCGGAGGGATCGTCGGAGGCGACCAGCACGTTTCGGCTTTCGTGCTCGAGGATGCGCTGGGGTAGATCCTCGACCTGGATTTCCTCGTCTCGGGTGAGCGCTACGGCCCGCTCGATGCAGTTCTGCAGCTCCCGGACGTTGCCGGGGAAGGGATACGCCATCAGGCGTTTCGCCGCAGCCGGGGAAAGGCCGTGCACGTTCTTGCTTGCCACACTCGCGAAATGGGCGAGGAAATGCTGGGCCAAGAGCAACACGTCGCCACCTCGCGCTCTCAGCGGTGGCAACGGCACGTTGATGACGTTGATGCGATAGAAGAGATCCTCGCGAAACGTCTTCTCTTCGATGGCGGTTTCGAGATCGCGATTGGTCGCGGCCACGATGCGAGCGTCGAAGGGGCGTTCCTCGCTGCCACCCACGGGGCGCACCACCCGCTCTTGCAATGCGCGCAGCAGCTTGGGCTGTAGCCCGAGGGGCAGCTCACCGATCTCGTCCAAGAACAGGGTTCCGCCGTTGGCGCGCGGCATCAGGCCTTCGCGCGCCTGGCGCGCGTCGGTAAAGGCGCCCCTCTCGTGGCCGAACAACTCGCTTTCGAGCAGCGCCTCCGGCATCGCCGCGCAGTTGATGGCGATGAAGGGCCCGTCTCGCCGCCGGCTGCGGCGGTGCAACTCCCGCGCGACCACCTCCTTGCCCGTTCCGCTCTCTCCGGTGATGAGCACCGTGGTGTCGCTGTCGCTGATGCGCTCGAGCAGGTCGTAGACTTCCAGCATCCTCGGGCTCGAGCCCAACAGCGCGCCGAATCGCTTGCTACGGTCGACCTGGGTGCGCAGGCGCCGAACCTCTTGCCGCAGCGCAAAGTGGTCCAAAGCTCGATGTAGCGACATCGCCACGGCCTCCAGCTCGAAAGGCTTGGTGATGAAGTCGTAGGCGCCGGCTCGCAGGGCGGCGACTGCGGTTTCCATCGATCCGAAGGCAGTGACCACGATGACGGGCACGTCCGGGTAGGTGGCGACCACCTGCTCGCAGAGCTCCGTTCCGCTGGCGCCGGTCAGGTTGAGATCGGTGACCACGACGCCGAAGCGCTGCGTGCCCAGGAGCTCCCAAGCCTCGCTGGCGCTCCCGGCCGTGGTGACGGCGAAGCCCTCCGCCGACAGGCCGTCACGCAGCAGATCGCAGGCGGCCGGCTCGTCGTCGACCACCAACGCGGCGCGGGACCCGGGCTCCGGCGGGGGAAGAATGGAAGCGGTCATGATTCCTCGCTGAGGGGTAGGTGGATGGCGAAGGTGGTGCCTTCTCCAGTGGTGCTTTCAACGGTGATGCGACCCCCGTGCTCCAAGACGATGTCTCGCGTCACGCTGAGGCCGAGCCCTGTGCCTTCTCCCACCGGCTTGGTGGTGAAGAACGGCTCGAAGATCTGCTCGCGCACCTCCGGCGGCATGCCGGAACCTCGATCGGATACCCGGAGGGCGATCTCGGCGTCCTCGCGTTCCAGGCTCACCTCGACGCACCCTTGCGGCGGGCTGGCGTGAATGGCGTTGACCACCAGATTCGTGAGCGCTTGCTGCAACTGGCCTTCGTCCACCGAGGCCTGCGCCGAGGCCTCCGCTCCGAGCTTCAGGCTCACACCGCGCTTCTTCGCCAATGGAGACAGCAGGGATACCGTCCGCGCGGCGATGGCGCCCACGTCCGCTGGCTTCTTGTGAGGCTCTTTGCGTCGAGCGAAGTCGAGCAGCTCCCGAATGATCTTTGCCATGCGGTCGGCCTGCTCCGCCACGATGCGCGCGTACTCCACGGACTGCTCCGGGTTGGCGTTGCCGCGCGCGATCATCTTCGCCCGTCCGCTGACGACGTTCAGCGGAGTGCCGAGCTCGTGAGCGATGCCCGCCGCCAGCCGCCCTACGGTGGTGAGGCGGTCGGCGTGACGCAGCTGCTCCAGGGTCGCGATGCGGGCGGACGTTTCATGCTCCAGCTCCTGTCGTGCGTTGGCCAGGCGATCACACATGGCGTCCATCTCTCGGCCCAGCTCGCCGATCTCGTCGCGCTGCTTCAGGTCCAGGTGATCCTTCAGGTTGCCCGCGCCAATGCTCCGCGCTCGCGCCACCAACAGGCCCATGGGGCGCCCGACCAGCCAGAAGCTCGACAGCAGCACCACCAGCGTGCACACGGCAATCACCGCCAGCAGGCTCAGCACCAGGCTCTCCAGGGTGGTGTGCAGGTAGGCGCGATTCGGCGCCAGGGACTCGGCCAGCTCCAGTGCTCCAGCCCGGCTCGAGCTGGTGTGCACCGGCACCGCGGTCACCAACCAGGGTTCCGCCGTGTCGTCCGCGGCCCACTTGCCGCCGTGCTCTGCGACCCTCTCTTCGCGTTGCACCAGCTCGCCGCGTTCGAGCCGCGCGAAGCTCGCGTCGTCCAGCAGCGCCGACGCGGTTCCTTCGTCGAGCCAAACCCAGCGAATGCGAATGTGCGCCTTGCTGCGATCCGCAGCGTGGACCAAGGCCAGTGCTTCCCGCTCTCCGCTGGTGCGCCACACGGTTTCCACCGACGTGGAGAGCGTCATCGCCACCGCGCGATGATCCCGCCGTACGTCCGCGTCGAACAACGCTGCTTCGCGCCGAACGCGGATCCATCCGAACACGGCAAGCACCACCGTTACGCCGATGAGCAGGGCGACGATGAGCTTGCGCGCGACTTTCATGTGAGCGTGGACCAGTCTGGCGGGTCGATGCTGCCGCCGGGTTCCACGTCCATCTGGGCGCGCTGCAGCTTGCCGGATAGATCCACGTTCACCGCTTGCCAGCGGCTGTAGGCGTCCAGCGCCCAGACGCCGCCTTCTCGGCTGCCGTTGCCGCTCCAGCCGTTGCCTCCAAACGGCATGTGGGTTTCGGCGCCGGTGGTGGAGTTGTTGATGCTCGTGACGCCGGCGCGGCTCTCCTCCTTGAAGCGGAGCATCGCCTTCGCGTCCCGCGTGTAGACCGCACTCGACAGCGCGTACGGGGTGCCATTGGCGGCAGCGATGGCTTCGTCCAGGCCATCCACCTCCACCAGGTTCACCGTGGGGCCGAAGCACTCCTGCTGGAACACCTGCATGTGAGGCTTCACTCGGTCGAAGATGCGCGGGGTCGCGTACAGCCCGTTCTTGGCGTCTCCTGCAAAATTCGGGGGCTCGTCCCCTGCGATCACGCGCCGGCCATCCAACAGCAGCTCCGCGCCGTCCTCCACGCCGATGGCGCGTTGCGCGATCCAGCTCTGCAAGAAGCGTTCGTTGATGAAGGGGCCGTAGGCGACGGTCTCGTCGAAGGGGTCTCCAATGCGAAGCGTGCGCGCGCGGCGCGCCAGCTGGTCCCTCACCGCCGGCATCACCCGCTTGTCGACGATGATGTTTCCGGCGCTGGTGCAACGCTGCCCGGCGGTGCCAAAGGCCGCCCACAACGCGCCGTCCACGGCCAGCTCCAAGTCCGCGTCTGCCAAGATCACGAGAGGGTTCTTCCCACCCAACTCCAAGGAGGGAACCTGCAGATTTCTTCCGCAGATCTCACCGATTGTTCGACCTACCTCGGTGGAGCCGGTGAACGCGACCTTGTCCACGCGGCCGGCCTCCACCTGCTCGATCAGATGCTGCCCGGTACCGGCTGCCCCGCCGCCGTACACCACCTGCAGCACCCCCGCCGGCAGTCCCGCCGCTTGCCACAGCTCCGCGAGCAGGGCCGCGGTGCCGGGAGCGTCCTCGCTCGGCTTCCACACCACGGTGTTCCCGCACAAAAGCGCCGGGATGATGTTGCGACACGGCACCGAGACCGGGAAGTTGCCGGCAGTGATCACCGCCACCACCCCGAGCGGACGCCGGTGGGTGGACAGCTCCTTGTCGCCGAGCTCGCTGTGCAGCGTGCGGCCGTACAGCCGCCGCCCCTCGCCTTGAAAGAGCTCCGCGGTATCGATGGCTTTCTGCACGCTGCCCCGCGCTTCGCGCAGAGGCTTGCCGGTCTCTCGTGCCGCGAAGCGCGCCAGCGCTTCTTTGCGATTCGAGAGCAATTGGGCAAAGCGGCCCACCACCACCCCCCGCGCCGGCGCCGGCCTGTGCGACCAGCTTCTGAATGACTCACGGGCACCCTGGCAAGCGGCTACCACGTCGTCCTCCCCACAGCGCGGTGCCACGGTGACCAGGTCCTCACGGTTCGCGGGGTTCCTGCGCTCGAAGGTGGGCGTGCCGCTGCCGGCCACGAGGGTTCGCGGAAACGCACCGTCTTGCTCCAGGGTCTTCATCACGGCCGTCATCGTCCGAAAGCCGTCCGCGAGCAACTGCACGGATGTGCCTCGCGAAAGACGGGGATTCGAGCTATCAGGTGCGCCATGCGAGCACTGGTGCTGGGTGCGGGAAGAATGGGCCGAGCGGCAGCGTGGGACCTCGGGCGTCAGCCCGGCATCACCGCCGTCCGGCTGGTCGACAAGGACGAAGCTCGGTTGGCCACCGCTGCCGAGGATCTGAACCGGCTGCTGGATCAGGCGCAGAGCTCCACGGGGCGGGCCAAGGTGGAAACGCATGCGTTCGATCTGGATGCGGGCGGTCTGGTGAAGCTGTTGGAGGGTTGGGACGTCGTGCTGTCTTCGGCCGACTACCGCTTCAACGAAGCGCTGACGCGCGCGGCGATCGAGGCGCGAGTCCACCTCTGTGATCTGGGCGGCAACCTATTCGTGGTCGAGAAGCAGCTGGCGATGGACGCGGACGCCAAGCGCGCGGGCGTGATCATCGTGCCCGACTGCGGTCTCGCGCCGGGCATGGCGTGCCTGCTCGCTGCCTGGGGCGTGGAGCGCATGGACAGCGCCGAGAGCGTGAAGATCCGCGTGGGCGGCCTCCCTGCCCACCCCAAGCCGCCGCTCAACTACAAGCTCGTGTTCTCCGTGCGCGGTCTGACCAACGAATACCTCGAGCCCGCGGAGGTGTTGCGCGACGGCAAGATCGTACGCGTGCCCTCTCTCACGGAGCCGGAGGCCATCGAGTTTCCGTATCCCTTCGGTACGTTGGAGGCGTTCAACACTTCCGGAGGCGCGTCCACGCTGCCGCGTACGCTCAAGGATCGCGTCCACAACCTCGACTACAAGACCATCCGCTACCCGGGGCACCTCGCCGCCTTCGCCGGCATGCACGCCATCGGATTGCTCTCGGAAAAGCCCGTGGACGGCGTCGTCCCTCGGGCGTTCACCGAGCGACTCATCGAGGGCTCGCTCTCCGACGACGACACCGACGTGGTGCTCGTGCGCGTGAGCATCGAGGGCAAGTCCCAGGGCAAGCGCGCGCGCCTCACCCTCGAGATCATCGATCGCCACGAGCCCAAGACGGGTCACTCCGCCATGGCCCGGACCACCGCCTACCCCGCCGCCGCCATCGCCTACATGATGGCGGCAGGGGCCGTGGAGCGCCGCGGCGTGCTGCCCGGAGAATTGGCGGTGCCCCTCGAGGCGTTCGTACAAGCGGTGAAGACCCGCGGCATCGACGTTCGGGAGAAGTGGGATTGAGATTGGGTTGGTTCGCCGCGGTAGCCCTCGGGGCGGCCTGCGCGACGGTGAAACCCGCGCCGGAGTCTCCGAAAGCGCCACCGCACGTCGCGGCACCGACGCCGCCGCCACGGGTCGAAACCGCGCCGGACGCGGGAGCGCCGGCACCCGAAGTGGCCGCGGCGGACCAACAACAAAAGAAACCGTCGTGTCCCGAGGAGATGACGCTGGTTCGGCGAGCGCAGGGCTTCTTTTGCATCGACCGCTGGGAAGACTCCATCGAGCTCTTGAAGGCTGACGGCAGCGCGACGCTCCGCCCCGGCAACCTGAAGGTGGACGGCATCGAGGATCAGGTGCGGGCCGTGAGCGTCTCGGGGCGTAAACCGCAGGGTTACATCAGCGGCAAACAAGCGGCGAAGGCCTGTGAACGAGCCGGAAAACGCCTGTGTCAGATCGACGAGTGGGTGACGGCCTGCCGCGGGCCCAAGCACACGATTTACCCCTACGGCGACGTGCGCAAGGCCAAGGTGTGCAACGACCGCTACAAGAAGCTCGACTACCACCCGGTGGTTCGTTTGTTCAAAGCCGAGGCGCCTCCGGGCACGGACCCGAAGATGATGTGGCACCCGAGCTGGATGAACGACCCTCGGCTGCACGAAA is a window of Polyangiaceae bacterium DNA encoding:
- a CDS encoding ArsA family ATPase, with the protein product MTPIDQRRFLFVTGKGGVGKTTVTAALARTFASQGRRVLVTVCDAKERISGLFDVEPLTPEVCKVADNVWAVKLTPEVALREYGGMILRSETFYTAVFDNKYVRSFFAGVPGLFEWAMLGKAWYHSTEKQEDGSERFDVVLFDAPATGHGLDMLRVPKVIVDVVPPGVLRRDAELAWKMFQDPKQSGVVVVTIPEDMPTNETIELIDAVQGELGLPVARLVVNGVLEPLFSDAEHKQLLAERDLNRSDPGDEAIASGIRRSIRERVQEQSLERLRALNLPRVELPLLAEDAGRPEAIAQLAELL
- a CDS encoding response regulator codes for the protein MRAQSSLRHVDFDATRTAVPLRKTRAFMKEPRILIADPQSETTGRISPLLRTLSPHVVEADDGEGLERAVLEQGPFDLVVSNSRLPGQSGLQVLARVRQAGVTTPFIILASLHEHSLRVFVSDGDGIVLSSRMVNADNFATLAADLIAKSAR
- a CDS encoding serine/threonine protein kinase; amino-acid sequence: MAKAAPKAGRVLSGRYRLEERLGEGGMGSIWRAEHLVLGAPVAVKLIDRDVTRDEEALARFNREAQSAATLRSPHVVQIIDYGIDDDTPFMVMELLEGETLAERLRRIKRLSPAETSRIITHVARAISRAHEGGVVHRDLKPENVFLVANEDAEIAKVLDFGVAKVESATLGPGGTRTRTGSLLGTPFYMSPEQAQGNKEVDYRTDLWALGVIAFECLTGKRPFESDGLGDLVLSICVRPMPTPSEVGPVPAGFDEWFARACSREPTNRYQSAREMAEALRDMVSDETREMQITVSEEDDEWGAVPVLPSVLGDAGEADTERDIKIHEADTVAVEPERKPAMTVQQFGTSTTSEVPEPSRRTPLIIGVAALALLTGITGGVVFFSEKESPATRELPAPLPSPTPTKASPASTLRAPKAAPSASAVVEEESDAGAKEAGKATDSAAVAEAKRDAGGQPARSDGGLSEAAKKAAAVMLDRDGSAPIKVVGGDR
- a CDS encoding response regulator codes for the protein MSDSLVLVAEDDDELRRLMVDVLNRDGYHVIAVADGAELFEFMIDALCGSRAEPDVIVSDIRMPGFSGLDVLRHLRTADAHAPVVLITAFPTDETRRRAQELGAVALLDKPFDLEDLVHAVQNAGSFQS
- a CDS encoding radical SAM protein — its product is MAEPKRQLEIQLGHLCNNRCVFCVSGQQTAMGRARPMAPEPVLAELDKAAAQGHEKVTLLGGEPTLARGFFDILRHAQRLGFREIVVFTNGVKTARESFVDEVLAAAPNVSWRISIQGGTKAAHEATTRRPGSFDRIVESLGHLAKRRQRISVNLCVVRSNVASLPALPGLVLPYGVHQVHLDMMRPLDAGERTDDELREAMPHYSELVEPLREMVAGFPEGFDVNVGNLPYCVAPDLARVIHHDGEETFTVAVDGESTLSAPWDKYSVKRRDKLKPESCSACAFEPQCSGVFETYERFHGLSELVPVPLARLPELDVLGVELYALARALGTDARAIHDGESQLTLADGLTVALTAPGGGAAATDRISLHVVDGRGTIESLNEIWERLLELGHTPVHAPGPDAIAGATTTAIARRLARLRAVAPLRPFTWNRVRTERGGRRVVLELSHPDTPARLWLEDDANGVRGGYQLDGTPDAAAREGLRRALGVLGAVSDRRPRP
- a CDS encoding sigma-54-dependent Fis family transcriptional regulator, with the translated sequence MTASILPPPEPGSRAALVVDDEPAACDLLRDGLSAEGFAVTTAGSASEAWELLGTQRFGVVVTDLNLTGASGTELCEQVVATYPDVPVIVVTAFGSMETAVAALRAGAYDFITKPFELEAVAMSLHRALDHFALRQEVRRLRTQVDRSKRFGALLGSSPRMLEVYDLLERISDSDTTVLITGESGTGKEVVARELHRRSRRRDGPFIAINCAAMPEALLESELFGHERGAFTDARQAREGLMPRANGGTLFLDEIGELPLGLQPKLLRALQERVVRPVGGSEERPFDARIVAATNRDLETAIEEKTFREDLFYRINVINVPLPPLRARGGDVLLLAQHFLAHFASVASKNVHGLSPAAAKRLMAYPFPGNVRELQNCIERAVALTRDEEIQVEDLPQRILEHESRNVLVASDDPSDLVPLEEVERRYILRVLSAVEGNKSLAAKILGVGRKTLYRRLDAWGES